A genomic stretch from Bordetella sp. N includes:
- a CDS encoding hydantoinase/carbamoylase family amidase, which produces MKGIARAMNELPSRLVSQERLLNRLMAMARIGATAAGGVDRAALSAEDAAAQALMTEWGAALGLTASRDAAGNFFLRWDAGQGAPLVSGSHLDSQPTGGRYDGVYGVLAALEAVQALQEAGVAPRRPVEIVAWMNEEGSRFAPGMMGAAVYGGARTLADLLPIQDKAGISVEAALAATAAALPGIPMRDVGGVVPYAYVEAHIEQGPELERAHCPIGVVTGIQGKHTYRVTVRGEAAHAGTSTRAERRDALLAATAMVQDLARALHDDADIVKFTVGRFDVTPSAPSVVASQVVFSIDLRHPDSATLQRLSALVAPICAAAAGPCAVEVTRLSAADSLTFPAAMRARLAGAAETLDLPYRELISAAGHDARYLHPICPSAMLFVPSRDGITHNEAEFTEPADLYAGACVLADVLAALATLEGQP; this is translated from the coding sequence ATGAAGGGAATCGCCCGCGCCATGAACGAATTGCCTTCCCGCCTGGTCAGCCAGGAACGCCTGCTCAACCGCCTGATGGCGATGGCCCGTATCGGCGCCACCGCGGCCGGCGGCGTGGATCGCGCGGCCCTGTCGGCGGAAGACGCGGCTGCGCAGGCCTTGATGACCGAGTGGGGCGCGGCCCTGGGCCTGACGGCCAGCCGCGACGCGGCCGGCAACTTCTTCCTGCGCTGGGACGCGGGGCAGGGCGCGCCCCTGGTGTCGGGCTCGCATCTGGACAGCCAGCCCACCGGTGGTCGCTATGACGGTGTGTACGGCGTGCTGGCGGCGCTGGAAGCCGTGCAAGCCTTGCAGGAGGCCGGCGTGGCGCCGCGCCGCCCGGTCGAGATCGTCGCCTGGATGAATGAAGAGGGATCCCGTTTCGCGCCGGGCATGATGGGCGCCGCCGTCTATGGCGGCGCGCGCACCCTGGCCGACCTGCTGCCCATCCAGGACAAGGCCGGCATCTCCGTCGAGGCCGCGCTGGCGGCCACCGCCGCCGCCTTGCCGGGCATCCCCATGCGGGACGTGGGCGGCGTGGTTCCTTACGCCTATGTCGAAGCGCATATCGAGCAGGGCCCCGAGCTGGAGCGGGCGCACTGCCCAATCGGTGTCGTGACCGGCATACAAGGCAAACATACGTATCGCGTGACCGTGCGAGGCGAGGCGGCGCATGCCGGCACTTCAACGCGCGCCGAGCGGCGCGATGCCCTGCTGGCAGCCACGGCCATGGTGCAGGACCTGGCGCGCGCGCTGCACGACGACGCGGATATCGTGAAGTTCACGGTCGGGCGTTTCGACGTCACGCCCAGCGCGCCGTCGGTGGTGGCCAGCCAGGTGGTGTTCTCCATCGACCTGCGTCATCCGGACAGCGCCACCTTGCAGCGGTTGTCGGCGCTGGTGGCACCCATCTGTGCCGCCGCGGCTGGACCCTGCGCGGTCGAGGTGACGCGTTTGTCGGCCGCCGACTCGCTGACCTTTCCGGCGGCCATGCGCGCTCGCCTGGCCGGTGCCGCCGAAACCCTGGACCTGCCGTATCGCGAGCTGATCTCCGCCGCCGGCCACGACGCGCGCTACCTGCATCCCATCTGCCCGTCGGCCATGTTGTTCGTGCCGAGCCGGGACGGCATCACCCATAACGAAGCGGAGTTCACCGAACCCGCCGATCTGTACGCCGGAGCCTGCGTGCTCGCGGATGTCCTGGCCGCGCTGGCCACCCTGGAGGGCCAGCCATGA
- a CDS encoding ABC transporter permease, which produces MTLSAPSSSSSASLPLPSRAARRAGLGLLGVFVLWEAAARGLDLPTYVLPSVTRIIQTIVDQHALLLKAAGMTVMEAVVGFGIGSLAGLLLAVVLTMLPAVRRSVLPVATALNSVPVVAYAPLILLWFGMGPESKIVMVALAVGFTVFLHALSGLDRVDPRAVDLMRSFGADRAAILWRLRLPAAIPLTAAGMRVSTVRAMIVAIVTEMLGATGGLGWTIFQAVLQIDFVQVWAAIFVASGISLLFFGAVSLLEKRYVFWR; this is translated from the coding sequence ATGACCTTGTCCGCGCCTTCGTCTTCGTCTTCGGCCTCATTGCCCCTGCCGTCGCGCGCCGCGCGGCGCGCGGGGCTTGGCCTGCTGGGCGTGTTCGTGCTGTGGGAAGCCGCGGCACGCGGCCTGGACCTGCCGACCTATGTGCTGCCCAGCGTCACCCGCATCATCCAGACCATCGTCGACCAGCACGCGCTGCTGCTCAAGGCGGCCGGCATGACGGTGATGGAAGCCGTGGTCGGATTCGGTATCGGATCGCTGGCGGGGCTGCTGCTGGCGGTGGTCCTGACCATGCTGCCGGCCGTGCGGCGCAGCGTGCTGCCCGTCGCCACCGCGCTGAACTCGGTGCCCGTGGTGGCGTATGCGCCCCTGATCCTGCTGTGGTTCGGCATGGGGCCGGAAAGCAAGATCGTCATGGTGGCGCTGGCGGTCGGCTTCACCGTATTCCTGCATGCGCTCTCAGGGCTGGACCGGGTCGACCCCCGGGCCGTGGACCTGATGCGCAGCTTCGGCGCCGACCGTGCGGCCATCCTCTGGCGTCTGCGCCTGCCGGCGGCGATTCCGCTGACGGCCGCGGGCATGCGGGTATCGACGGTGCGCGCCATGATCGTGGCCATCGTCACCGAGATGCTGGGCGCCACCGGCGGCTTGGGTTGGACCATCTTCCAGGCCGTGCTGCAGATCGATTTCGTCCAGGTGTGGGCGGCCATCTTCGTGGCGTCGGGGATCAGCCTGCTGTTCTTTGGCGCGGTAAGTCTGTTGGAGAAGCGCTATGTGTTCTGGCGCTGA
- a CDS encoding ABC transporter substrate-binding protein, with translation MTAFRNKRRLLTLMAWAATFGTALATLPAPAMAKDLVKASLRLKWLPQTQFAGFYYALSQGYYKDEGIDLTINPGGPNLLTENLVATGADTFGLSGGTDSVLAAIDKGMPIVSVGVAHQVTPFVFVARKDGPIKTLEDFQGKKVTAWFTGANYVLFGMLANKGIDRAKVDIQPQQVSVTPFVNGDVDVITATWYNELYTIRQRVGDDKLRLFKAEDYGITFPRDTVIVSRKTAQEQPELVKGFLRASIRGWREAMKHPKEAVDAVMKVAPTLDRTHQEFMLTEAYRLMTEGKAKTDGLFWIDPTAIQAAEDFLVKNGVVSKPVDVAKAFDASFLKAIPVADRLP, from the coding sequence ATGACCGCTTTCCGTAATAAACGACGCTTGCTGACCCTGATGGCCTGGGCCGCCACCTTCGGCACCGCGCTGGCCACGCTGCCGGCGCCCGCCATGGCCAAGGACCTGGTCAAGGCCTCGCTGCGGCTGAAATGGTTGCCGCAGACGCAGTTCGCCGGCTTCTACTACGCGTTGTCTCAGGGTTACTACAAGGATGAAGGCATCGACCTGACCATCAATCCGGGCGGCCCCAATCTGCTGACGGAGAACCTGGTGGCCACCGGCGCCGACACCTTCGGCCTGTCCGGCGGCACGGACAGCGTGCTGGCCGCCATCGACAAGGGCATGCCCATCGTGTCGGTGGGCGTGGCGCACCAGGTCACGCCCTTCGTGTTCGTGGCGCGCAAGGATGGCCCGATAAAGACGCTGGAAGACTTCCAGGGCAAGAAGGTAACGGCCTGGTTTACCGGCGCCAACTACGTGCTGTTCGGGATGCTGGCCAACAAAGGCATCGACCGCGCCAAGGTGGACATCCAGCCGCAGCAGGTCAGTGTCACGCCCTTCGTGAACGGCGACGTCGATGTCATCACCGCCACCTGGTACAACGAGCTCTACACCATTCGCCAGCGCGTCGGCGATGACAAGCTGCGCCTGTTCAAAGCCGAGGATTACGGCATCACCTTTCCGCGCGATACCGTCATCGTGTCGCGCAAGACCGCGCAGGAACAGCCCGAACTGGTCAAGGGCTTCCTGCGTGCGTCCATCCGCGGCTGGCGCGAGGCGATGAAGCATCCCAAGGAAGCCGTCGACGCGGTGATGAAGGTGGCGCCGACCCTGGACCGCACGCATCAGGAGTTCATGTTGACCGAGGCTTATCGCCTGATGACGGAAGGCAAGGCCAAGACCGATGGCCTGTTCTGGATCGATCCGACCGCCATCCAGGCCGCCGAGGACTTCCTGGTCAAGAACGGCGTGGTGAGCAAGCCCGTCGATGTGGCCAAGGCCTTTGATGCCAGCTTCCTCAAGGCCATCCCGGTGGCGGACCGTCTGCCATGA
- a CDS encoding alpha/beta hydrolase: MNRIASVAMMIALAFSRAATAATAATAAAPAAPPAAPPPAQGQGAPAQNGISRGMEPVGPTVADRESAYYRFEKHRLDSADGKRHYRIEIAIPKTPAPAGGYTALYMLDGNAAMATLTDADLQAMSGAQPPVLVAIGYDVNTRNDVVSRAYDYTPPVRDAQGKLVPAPQERGREGGGADVFLDFINQQVRPLARTRAALDPKREMLWGHSYGGLFTLHVLFTQPRSFTTYIAGDPSAWWHEGALVREWRAFDPARASGLRVAILAGTKPRADGRTNPNMPPAGKDGKDGKDMKGPDPRAVVAEMADKLRAASADATYETFPQFGHGEMIRASLARALQIASGASSIQP, from the coding sequence ATGAACCGGATAGCAAGCGTGGCGATGATGATCGCACTGGCATTTTCGAGGGCCGCGACGGCGGCTACGGCGGCGACGGCGGCCGCGCCGGCGGCACCGCCAGCCGCCCCGCCGCCCGCGCAGGGCCAGGGCGCCCCGGCGCAAAACGGCATCAGCCGTGGCATGGAACCCGTCGGCCCGACGGTGGCCGACCGGGAATCGGCCTACTACCGGTTCGAGAAGCACCGTCTGGATTCCGCCGACGGCAAGCGTCACTACCGTATCGAAATCGCCATTCCCAAGACACCCGCACCGGCCGGCGGCTATACCGCCCTCTACATGCTGGACGGCAACGCGGCGATGGCCACCCTGACCGATGCCGACCTGCAGGCCATGAGCGGCGCCCAGCCGCCGGTGCTGGTGGCGATCGGCTACGACGTCAACACCCGCAATGACGTGGTGTCGCGCGCCTACGATTACACGCCACCCGTGCGCGACGCCCAGGGCAAGCTGGTGCCGGCGCCGCAAGAACGCGGCCGCGAAGGCGGCGGCGCCGACGTGTTCCTGGACTTCATCAACCAGCAGGTACGTCCGCTGGCGCGAACCCGGGCCGCGCTCGATCCCAAGCGGGAGATGCTGTGGGGCCACTCCTACGGCGGCCTGTTCACCCTGCATGTCCTGTTCACGCAACCGCGCAGCTTCACCACCTACATCGCCGGCGATCCCTCGGCCTGGTGGCATGAAGGCGCCCTGGTCAGGGAATGGCGCGCCTTCGACCCCGCGCGGGCGAGCGGACTGCGCGTCGCCATCCTCGCGGGGACCAAGCCTCGCGCGGACGGCCGGACCAATCCCAATATGCCGCCCGCCGGCAAGGACGGAAAGGACGGCAAAGACATGAAAGGCCCCGATCCCCGCGCCGTCGTGGCGGAAATGGCGGACAAGCTGCGCGCCGCGTCCGCCGACGCCACGTACGAAACTTTCCCCCAGTTCGGCCACGGGGAGATGATCCGCGCGTCGCTGGCCCGGGCGCTGCAGATCGCCTCCGGCGCGTCGTCCATCCAGCCCTGA
- a CDS encoding cupin domain-containing protein: MCSGADEKGGEQVAGRAGGMAALPAGLAAAPGNAAEARARYFNSANAFNIHLDPVPAHIFTAPAAAALGPEGAVTGYFLCDQSARLGCPWPATTPFMLARYARIAPGARLAADFAASGSIWYVIAGKGRVYGAGAGAGAGAGAGAGAGAGAGAGAGAGAGAGADAGVAEESALAWSRGDVFYLPAGASMLHADGPDAAVLWLVTDEPLLAYHGLRSARPDDAAVHFKAGDIAAEIERIHRSVPDAGTSGLAVVFSSEAMQARRNLMPALTLSLNTLPPGCAQSPHRHNSAALTLIVAGADCHSRVDGETCAWSDWATLVTPAGAPHSHHNEGPRRADFLIVQDGGLYYEARTMGFEFLGG, from the coding sequence ATGTGTTCTGGCGCTGACGAGAAAGGCGGTGAGCAGGTCGCGGGCCGCGCTGGCGGAATGGCCGCCTTGCCCGCGGGCCTTGCGGCGGCGCCGGGGAATGCGGCGGAGGCGCGGGCGCGTTATTTCAATTCCGCCAATGCCTTCAATATCCATCTGGATCCGGTGCCGGCGCATATCTTCACCGCACCGGCTGCCGCGGCACTCGGTCCCGAAGGAGCGGTCACGGGGTATTTCTTGTGCGATCAGTCGGCACGACTGGGTTGTCCCTGGCCGGCGACCACGCCTTTCATGCTGGCGCGCTATGCCCGTATCGCGCCGGGCGCGCGCCTGGCCGCGGACTTCGCGGCCAGTGGATCGATCTGGTACGTGATCGCGGGTAAGGGGCGGGTGTATGGTGCAGGCGCAGGAGCCGGAGCCGGAGCAGGCGCAGGCGCAGGTGCAGGAGCCGGTGCAGGAGCTGGTGCAGGAGCTGGTGCAGGAGCCGGTGCCGACGCCGGTGTCGCGGAGGAATCTGCTCTGGCGTGGTCCCGCGGCGATGTCTTCTACCTGCCGGCCGGCGCGTCAATGCTGCACGCAGACGGCCCGGATGCTGCGGTCTTGTGGCTGGTCACGGACGAACCCTTGCTGGCGTATCACGGCTTGCGTTCGGCCCGCCCGGATGATGCTGCGGTGCATTTCAAGGCCGGCGACATCGCGGCGGAAATCGAACGGATACATCGCAGCGTGCCCGATGCCGGAACGTCGGGGCTGGCCGTGGTGTTCTCCAGCGAGGCCATGCAGGCCCGGCGCAATCTGATGCCGGCGCTGACCTTGTCCTTGAACACCTTGCCGCCAGGCTGCGCGCAGTCGCCGCATCGGCATAACTCCGCGGCCCTGACACTGATCGTCGCCGGCGCCGATTGCCATTCGCGCGTCGATGGCGAGACGTGCGCCTGGTCCGATTGGGCAACCCTGGTCACCCCGGCCGGCGCGCCGCATTCCCATCACAACGAGGGCCCGCGCCGCGCCGATTTCCTCATCGTCCAGGACGGCGGGCTGTATTACGAAGCCCGCACCATGGGGTTTGAGTTTCTGGGCGGCTGA
- a CDS encoding class II aldolase/adducin family protein has translation MMPQAEWDARVSLAACYRLVANLKLDDLIYNHISLRVPGTHDQFLINPYGMLFEEVTASSLVRIDLQGRKLSDSPYEVNAAAFVIHGAIHQAKPDAACVLHTHSDASIAVSAQREGLLPLSQFAMRFYRRQAFHDYEGVAIDLDEQARLVADLGEHRVMLMRNHGVLTLGRTPGEAFMLLYYFERAARIQLAMQAAAAGGAGPILQPSEAVCEKAARQFWEQKGDILVAGEREWPGLLRQLDKVDASYKS, from the coding sequence ATGATGCCCCAAGCCGAATGGGATGCCCGCGTGTCCCTGGCCGCGTGCTACCGCCTGGTCGCCAACCTGAAGCTGGACGACCTGATCTACAACCATATCTCGCTGCGTGTGCCGGGCACGCACGATCAATTCCTGATCAACCCCTACGGCATGCTGTTCGAGGAAGTCACCGCGTCCAGCCTGGTGCGCATCGACCTGCAGGGCCGCAAGCTCAGCGACAGCCCCTATGAAGTGAATGCCGCCGCCTTCGTCATCCACGGCGCCATCCACCAGGCCAAGCCCGACGCCGCGTGCGTGCTGCATACCCATTCGGACGCCAGCATCGCGGTGTCGGCGCAGCGGGAGGGCCTGCTGCCCCTGTCGCAGTTCGCCATGCGTTTCTATCGCCGCCAGGCCTTCCACGACTACGAAGGCGTGGCCATCGACCTGGACGAACAGGCGCGGCTGGTTGCCGACCTGGGCGAGCACCGCGTCATGCTGATGCGCAACCACGGCGTGCTGACCCTGGGCCGCACGCCGGGCGAAGCCTTCATGCTGCTCTATTACTTCGAGCGGGCCGCGCGCATCCAGCTGGCCATGCAGGCGGCGGCCGCGGGTGGCGCCGGCCCCATTCTGCAACCCAGCGAAGCGGTGTGCGAGAAGGCGGCACGCCAGTTCTGGGAACAGAAGGGCGACATCCTGGTGGCCGGTGAACGCGAGTGGCCCGGCTTGCTGCGTCAGCTGGACAAGGTGGACGCCTCCTATAAATCCTGA
- a CDS encoding ABC transporter permease, whose translation MSGASASAGVTPRRAAGAGAVVLRGIITIAVIAAVWEGVVVAADIKPYYLPRLSVILGAIAALPDAYAGGFLRTLSETLLGYAAGALVGVMNGVLFHRSRLLRETVFPLFVISQTIPVIAFGAVVVLWFGNTILAKALIAFYLTFFPVTVNTLNGLEAVDKRQVDLLRSFGATRWQLLFRLQLPAALPQIFVALRLACTLSLLGAIAGEWFGDTSGLGVLLLQAMYNEQFVALWAAILMAGLLGTSFYGLVAWAEHKTVFWRSEL comes from the coding sequence ATGAGCGGAGCAAGCGCAAGCGCCGGCGTGACCCCGCGCCGTGCCGCCGGTGCGGGCGCGGTGGTGTTGCGCGGCATCATCACCATCGCCGTCATCGCGGCGGTATGGGAGGGCGTGGTGGTGGCGGCCGACATCAAGCCGTACTACCTGCCGCGCCTGTCCGTCATCCTGGGCGCCATCGCGGCGTTGCCGGATGCGTATGCCGGAGGCTTTCTGCGTACGCTGTCGGAAACGCTGCTGGGCTATGCGGCCGGCGCGCTGGTGGGGGTGATGAACGGCGTGCTGTTCCATCGCTCGCGCCTGCTGCGCGAAACGGTCTTTCCCTTGTTCGTCATCTCGCAGACCATTCCCGTCATCGCCTTTGGCGCGGTGGTGGTGCTGTGGTTCGGCAACACCATCCTGGCCAAGGCCCTGATCGCCTTCTACCTGACCTTCTTCCCGGTGACAGTAAATACGCTGAATGGGCTGGAGGCTGTGGATAAGCGGCAGGTGGACCTGCTGCGCAGTTTCGGCGCCACCCGGTGGCAGTTGCTGTTCCGCCTGCAGTTGCCGGCGGCGCTGCCGCAGATCTTCGTGGCGCTGCGCCTGGCGTGCACCCTGAGTCTGCTGGGCGCCATCGCGGGCGAATGGTTCGGCGATACCTCCGGCCTGGGCGTATTGCTGCTGCAAGCGATGTACAACGAGCAGTTCGTGGCGTTGTGGGCGGCGATATTGATGGCGGGGCTGCTGGGCACGTCCTTCTATGGACTGGTGGCCTGGGCCGAACATAAGACCGTGTTCTGGAGAAGCGAGCTGTGA
- a CDS encoding TauD/TfdA family dioxygenase, which produces MLKTRSLHPGFGIEVLDLDLADPASDVAVDQLVQDLERHSLILVRGQALNNQRHVDISRRFGSLMTHVLKQFLTTGLPEIYVLSNVAENGKPIGNHKEGWNWHSDLSYVAEPSMGSLLYSVEVPPEGADTLFASMHLAYEGLPPATQARIRDLTATHSYAGYYGKAFADRTPLSDEQKARTPDVVHPVVRTHPVTGRLSLYVGQDIVKQIDGLPKAEGDALLAELNQHAISDAFVYRHQWRQGDLVIWDNRCTMHCATPYDDHKYRRVMHRTTVAGTRPF; this is translated from the coding sequence ATGCTCAAGACCCGCTCCCTGCATCCTGGATTCGGCATCGAAGTGCTGGACCTGGATCTGGCCGATCCCGCCAGCGACGTGGCCGTCGATCAACTGGTCCAGGACCTGGAACGACACTCGCTCATCCTGGTGCGCGGCCAGGCCTTGAACAATCAGCGCCATGTGGATATCAGCCGCCGTTTCGGTTCCTTGATGACCCACGTGCTGAAGCAGTTCCTCACCACGGGCCTGCCGGAAATCTACGTGCTGTCCAACGTCGCGGAAAACGGCAAGCCCATCGGCAATCACAAGGAAGGCTGGAACTGGCATTCCGACCTGTCCTATGTCGCCGAGCCCAGCATGGGGTCGCTGCTGTATTCGGTGGAGGTGCCGCCGGAAGGGGCCGACACCTTGTTCGCCAGCATGCACCTGGCCTACGAAGGGTTGCCGCCGGCGACGCAGGCGCGCATCCGCGATCTGACCGCCACCCATTCCTACGCCGGCTATTACGGCAAGGCCTTCGCGGATCGCACGCCGCTGAGCGATGAGCAGAAAGCCCGCACGCCGGATGTCGTGCATCCCGTCGTGCGCACCCATCCGGTGACCGGCCGCCTGTCTCTCTACGTGGGCCAGGACATCGTCAAGCAGATCGACGGATTGCCCAAGGCCGAAGGCGATGCCCTGCTGGCCGAACTGAACCAGCACGCCATCAGCGACGCCTTCGTCTACCGGCACCAATGGCGCCAGGGCGATCTCGTCATTTGGGACAACCGCTGCACCATGCACTGCGCCACGCCTTACGACGATCACAAGTATCGCCGCGTCATGCATCGCACCACAGTCGCCGGCACGCGGCCGTTCTGA
- a CDS encoding ABC transporter ATP-binding protein — protein MMFASTPTLDAAGAAAAAAASPAPLDGHEIGEEAAHRAGGAPVAYGRGPGALLSLAGISKTFGATQALNGLGVDIAPGEFVTVVGPSGCGKSTLFNIVAGLEEPDAGGRIEFLGKSCRAADLLGKVSFMPQRDLLLPWRTVIDNAILAVELEGTRRADARRTALEMLPEFGLAGFENQYPHQLSGGMRQRVALMRTFMFKRDLMLLDEPFGALDALTRSMMQRWLLDVWQKHRRTILFITHDVDEALFLGDRVLVMTARPGRVKLEQKVDLPRPRRADIVTAPEFIALKRTLLEAIEEESMKSFRISDTPGAHA, from the coding sequence ATGATGTTCGCTTCGACCCCGACCCTGGATGCAGCCGGCGCTGCCGCGGCGGCGGCCGCGAGCCCGGCGCCCCTGGACGGCCACGAAATCGGTGAGGAAGCCGCCCACCGCGCGGGCGGCGCGCCCGTGGCCTACGGCCGCGGTCCGGGCGCCTTGCTCAGCCTGGCCGGCATCTCCAAGACCTTCGGCGCCACCCAGGCCCTGAACGGCCTGGGCGTGGACATCGCCCCTGGAGAATTCGTCACCGTGGTGGGTCCCAGCGGCTGCGGCAAGAGCACGCTGTTCAATATCGTCGCCGGCCTGGAAGAGCCTGACGCGGGCGGCCGCATCGAGTTCCTGGGCAAGTCCTGCCGCGCCGCCGACCTGCTGGGCAAGGTGTCCTTCATGCCGCAGCGCGACCTGTTGCTGCCGTGGCGCACGGTCATCGACAATGCCATCCTGGCGGTGGAGCTGGAAGGAACGCGGCGCGCCGACGCACGCCGCACGGCCCTGGAAATGCTGCCGGAGTTCGGCCTGGCCGGTTTCGAGAACCAGTATCCGCACCAGCTGTCGGGCGGCATGCGCCAGCGGGTCGCGCTGATGCGCACCTTCATGTTCAAGCGCGACCTGATGCTGCTGGACGAACCCTTCGGCGCCCTCGATGCCTTGACCCGCAGCATGATGCAGCGCTGGCTGCTCGACGTCTGGCAGAAGCATCGGCGCACCATCCTGTTCATCACGCACGATGTCGACGAGGCGCTGTTCCTGGGCGACCGCGTGCTGGTGATGACCGCGAGACCCGGCCGGGTCAAGCTGGAGCAGAAGGTCGACCTGCCGCGTCCCCGCCGCGCGGACATCGTCACGGCGCCGGAATTCATCGCGCTCAAGCGTACCCTGCTCGAAGCCATCGAGGAGGAAAGCATGAAGTCCTTCCGCATCAGCGACACGCCGGGAGCCCACGCATGA